Proteins from a genomic interval of Pseudoalteromonas sp. MEBiC 03607:
- a CDS encoding efflux RND transporter permease subunit, whose protein sequence is MKITDTSVKRPVFAIVINLLLLTFGLVAFSMLPLREYPDIETPIVSVSTDYTGASAEIIETKITQVLENRISGIEGIKSINSSSRNGRSNITIEFNISRDIDAASNDVRERVARALDSLPEQVRPPEVSKSNSDESPIAWFVLNSTTMDSLQLSDYAQRFIVDRLAVVDGVSNVRVGGERKYAMKIWLNRKAMAARGITSSDIENTLRTENVELPAGEIESIDRDFTVRTARSYKDQRDFRNLVIKRGEDGYLVRLGEVADVHLEAADDESLFRGNGRNMIGLGIVKQAKANTLTVVDNARAELEKIKRNLPEGTTIQDSYDSSIFIKESIDEVYRTLAISMALVVLVIYLFLGNIRATLIPAVTVPVALVGSFIFLLAMGYSINLLTLLALVLAIGLVVDDAIVMLENIHRRIELGEPPLLAAFRGAREVGFAIIATTLVLISVFVPLVFMDGRIGALFTEFAMAVSAAVFFSSITALTLSPALCSKVLKASEKESKFSQWMDKTFAKIENAYRNSLTSNMGRKWSLLLTMILAGVASFMLFQKVQSELTPKEDRGTFFIMMSGPEGASYENNAANMAKIEERLMPYSESGELSRVLVRVPGWGGQGGVAIIGMADWDKRKRSTWEVMDEISSKMTEVTDVRAFAIMRRGIGGGGSSRPIEFVLQGNDYDQLADWRDRIIKRAEKNPGLVRIDHDYKETFPQFLINIDKNKAADLGVSVSDVGRTLETMLGQRRVTTFIDRGEEYDVILKGTKEDFANPTDISNIYLKSRSGELVPLDSLISLKEEATASRLNRYNRMRAITLSANLADGYTLEEALNFLNQVAAEENDIDGAIDYKGESQLFYEGASAMTYVFILALTVTFLVLAAQFESFIHPFVIMLTVPLGLVGALFGLWYTDLTLNIYSQIGIVMLIGLSAKNGILIVEFANQLRDKGVEFNEAITQAATQRLRPIIMTSLTTVMSSVPLVLASGPGAESRMVIGVVVFTGVIVATLLTLFVVPAAYTALARNTQSPEYLQSKLEQQAKDKPLEEI, encoded by the coding sequence ATGAAAATTACAGATACTAGCGTTAAACGCCCGGTTTTTGCGATCGTAATAAACCTGTTATTACTCACCTTTGGTTTGGTGGCATTTTCAATGCTACCACTGCGTGAATACCCTGATATTGAAACGCCAATAGTCAGTGTAAGCACTGACTATACCGGTGCCAGTGCAGAAATTATCGAAACTAAAATCACCCAAGTACTCGAAAATCGCATTTCGGGTATTGAGGGCATCAAAAGCATTAACTCATCAAGCCGTAATGGTCGCTCTAACATCACCATTGAGTTTAATATCAGCCGCGACATTGATGCCGCATCTAACGATGTACGCGAACGTGTAGCCCGCGCGCTTGATAGCTTACCAGAGCAGGTTCGCCCGCCTGAGGTCTCTAAATCAAACAGTGATGAAAGCCCAATCGCGTGGTTCGTACTAAACAGTACCACCATGGATTCATTGCAGTTATCTGATTACGCACAACGCTTTATTGTTGATCGATTAGCCGTTGTTGATGGTGTCTCTAACGTGCGCGTTGGTGGTGAGCGTAAATACGCTATGAAAATCTGGCTAAACCGTAAAGCGATGGCTGCACGCGGCATTACCAGTAGCGATATTGAAAATACATTACGTACAGAAAACGTTGAATTACCCGCCGGTGAAATTGAATCTATTGACCGTGATTTTACAGTACGTACCGCGCGTAGTTATAAAGATCAGCGAGACTTTCGAAACCTAGTAATTAAACGGGGTGAAGATGGCTATTTGGTGCGTTTAGGTGAAGTGGCTGATGTTCATTTAGAAGCTGCTGACGACGAAAGCCTGTTCCGTGGTAATGGCCGTAACATGATTGGTTTGGGTATTGTAAAACAAGCCAAAGCGAACACGCTTACCGTGGTTGATAACGCCCGCGCTGAGCTCGAAAAAATTAAGCGTAACTTGCCAGAAGGCACCACTATTCAAGACAGCTACGACTCATCAATTTTCATCAAAGAATCAATTGACGAAGTATATAGAACGCTTGCGATTTCAATGGCGCTGGTAGTGTTAGTTATCTACTTATTTTTAGGTAATATTCGCGCAACGCTTATCCCTGCTGTGACAGTACCTGTTGCGTTAGTGGGTAGCTTTATATTCTTGCTTGCTATGGGCTACTCAATCAACTTATTAACTCTGCTAGCACTGGTATTGGCTATTGGTTTAGTGGTAGATGACGCGATTGTTATGCTAGAAAATATTCACCGCCGCATTGAGTTAGGCGAGCCACCTTTATTGGCTGCGTTCCGTGGTGCTCGTGAAGTTGGTTTTGCGATTATTGCCACTACCCTCGTCCTCATCTCTGTGTTCGTACCGCTGGTGTTTATGGATGGCCGTATTGGTGCTTTATTTACCGAGTTTGCGATGGCTGTTAGTGCTGCTGTGTTCTTTTCTAGTATTACAGCATTAACACTTTCTCCGGCACTGTGTTCAAAAGTACTCAAGGCTTCTGAAAAAGAGAGTAAATTTAGCCAGTGGATGGATAAAACCTTCGCCAAAATCGAAAATGCTTATCGTAACTCACTTACTTCTAATATGGGCCGTAAGTGGAGCTTACTACTAACCATGATTTTGGCCGGTGTTGCCAGCTTTATGCTATTTCAAAAAGTACAATCAGAGCTTACGCCAAAAGAAGACCGGGGTACTTTCTTTATCATGATGAGTGGGCCTGAGGGTGCAAGTTATGAAAATAACGCAGCCAACATGGCGAAAATTGAAGAACGTTTAATGCCTTACTCAGAGTCTGGCGAATTAAGCCGAGTGCTTGTTCGTGTGCCTGGCTGGGGTGGTCAAGGTGGTGTTGCTATCATTGGCATGGCTGACTGGGATAAGCGTAAGCGCTCAACCTGGGAAGTAATGGACGAGATAAGCAGTAAAATGACCGAAGTAACTGATGTGCGTGCGTTTGCAATTATGCGCCGTGGTATTGGCGGCGGTGGCTCATCACGTCCTATTGAGTTTGTACTGCAAGGTAACGATTACGACCAACTAGCCGATTGGCGAGACCGCATTATTAAACGTGCAGAGAAAAACCCTGGTTTGGTAAGAATCGACCATGATTATAAAGAAACATTCCCGCAGTTTTTAATCAACATTGATAAAAACAAAGCAGCGGATTTAGGGGTTTCGGTGTCTGATGTAGGCCGCACTCTCGAGACCATGTTGGGGCAGCGCCGCGTAACAACCTTTATTGACCGTGGTGAAGAATACGATGTGATACTAAAAGGTACTAAAGAAGACTTTGCGAACCCGACCGATATCTCAAATATCTACTTAAAATCACGCAGTGGCGAATTAGTGCCGCTAGATAGCTTAATTAGCTTAAAAGAAGAAGCCACAGCATCACGTTTAAATCGTTATAACCGTATGCGCGCAATTACGTTAAGTGCAAACTTAGCCGATGGTTATACCCTAGAAGAAGCGCTTAACTTCTTAAATCAAGTTGCCGCTGAAGAAAACGACATCGATGGTGCAATTGACTATAAAGGTGAGTCGCAACTGTTCTATGAAGGCGCATCAGCAATGACCTATGTGTTTATTCTTGCGCTCACAGTAACTTTCTTAGTTCTTGCTGCACAGTTTGAAAGCTTTATTCACCCATTTGTGATTATGTTGACTGTTCCGCTTGGCTTAGTCGGCGCATTATTTGGCCTTTGGTACACAGATCTCACTCTGAACATTTACAGCCAAATTGGTATCGTAATGCTGATTGGTTTAAGCGCGAAAAACGGTATCTTAATCGTTGAGTTTGCCAACCAACTGCGTGATAAAGGCGTTGAATTTAACGAAGCGATTACCCAAGCGGCAACGCAGCGTTTACGCCCGATTATTATGACCTCACTGACCACAGTGATGAGCTCGGTACCACTGGTACTTGCAAGTGGCCCGGGTGCAGAGAGCCGTATGGTAATTGGTGTGGTGGTATTTACAGGTGTAATAGTGGCAACCTTACTAACTCTATTTGTTGTGCCAGCAGCATATACTGCCCTAGCCCGTAATACTCAGTCGCCTGAGTATTTACAAAGCAAGTTAGAACAACAAGCTAAAGACAAACCGTTGGAAGAAATTTAG
- the msrA gene encoding peptide-methionine (S)-S-oxide reductase MsrA encodes MDNNIQIATFGGGCFWCIDAAFRRVKGVLNVSSGYAGGEIENPSYQQICTGLTGHAEVVQLDFDSSIVSYNTLLEMFFTLHDATQLNRQGNDVGTQYRSVIYYHTEQQKAEAQTMIAALQKQIREPIVTELSPISNFYPAEQYHQDYYNENPNQGYCSILIAPKLEKFGQYFADKLK; translated from the coding sequence ATGGATAACAACATACAAATAGCTACTTTTGGCGGTGGCTGCTTTTGGTGTATTGATGCTGCATTTAGACGAGTGAAAGGCGTGCTTAATGTCAGTTCTGGCTATGCAGGCGGTGAAATTGAAAACCCAAGTTATCAGCAAATATGTACTGGCTTAACGGGTCATGCTGAGGTTGTTCAGCTCGATTTTGACAGCAGTATTGTGAGCTATAATACCCTTCTTGAAATGTTCTTTACTTTACACGATGCCACACAATTAAATCGACAAGGCAACGATGTAGGCACACAGTATCGTAGTGTTATTTATTATCATACTGAGCAGCAAAAAGCTGAAGCGCAAACAATGATAGCAGCTTTACAGAAGCAAATTCGTGAGCCAATTGTCACTGAGCTTAGCCCAATATCGAACTTTTACCCAGCAGAGCAATATCACCAAGACTATTACAATGAAAACCCGAATCAAGGTTATTGCAGTATCCTTATCGCGCCTAAACTTGAGAAATTCGGTCAATACTTCGCTGATAAACTAAAATGA